TCTCGATGAATGTTGTTCGACCCGGTACGTTCGTGTTCACTGCCACAGACGGTGGGTACGCGAAGCGGACCGCCGTCGACGAGTACCGCGTCCAGGGTCGCGGCGGCCTGGGTATCAAGGCTGCCAAGATCGTCGAGGACCGCGGTTCGCTCGTCGGCGCGCTGGTGGTCGAGGAGACCGACGAGATCCTCGCCATCACGCTGTCCGGCGGTGTGATTCGTACGCGAGTCAACGAGATCAGGGAGACGGGCCGTGACACCATGGGCGTCCAACTGATCAACCTGGGCAAGCGCGATGCCGTCGTCGGCATCGCACGTAACGCCGAGGCGGGGCGCGAGGCGGAGGAGGTCGACGGCGAGGTTGCTGTGGACGAGACCGCCGAGGCAGCCACGACCACCGGCACGGACGAGGGTGAGTCGCCCTCGTCCGAGTAGCACGAGGAGTGAGTCATCGTGAGCGGAGCCACGGGCGCCGGTACGTCTGCCGGTACGGGAAAGAACGGCGGCGGCCGTGGCTCCGCCGCGCCGGCGGGGGACGCGCGTACGACCGACGCGCGGGGCGCCGGGGGTGCCGACGGGCGTGCGGCGGACACCCACACGACCCAGCTGAAGGCCATCAAGCCCCCTGCGGCCGACTTGCCCTCACCCTCGACCGACACGCAAGGATCGAAGGGATCCCAGGGGGGAACCGTGACGGACACCAGAGGCACGCAGGCCAAGCAGGAGGCATCGCCGCTCCCCGGTGAGCGGCAGCCGCAGCAGCAGCCCGCCGGGCCCTATCACCCGCCGCAGGCCTACCCGCCGCAGGCGCCCGCGGCGCCGGCCGCGGCCGGCGCCGTACGGCGTCCGCGGACCGGCGCCCGCACCACGCCCCGGGTCCGCAAGGCTCGGCTGCGTGTCTCGAAGGCCGACCCCTGGTCGGTGATGAAGGTCAGCTTCCTGCTCTCCATCGCCCTGGGCATCTGCACGATCGTCGCGGCCGCCGTGCTGTGGATGGTCATGGACGCGATGGGCGTCTTCTCGACGGTCGGCGGCACGGTGGCGGAGGCGACCGGCTCGAACGAGTCGAACGGCTTCGACCTCCAGTCGTTCCTGTCGCTCTCCCACGTCCTGATGTTCACGTCGATCATCGCGGTCATCGATGTCGTCCTCGCGACCGCGCTCGCGACGCTCGGCGCGTTCATCTACAACCTGTCCGCGGGCTTCGTCGGCGGCGTCGAGCTGACGCTGGCCGAGGACGAGTGACCTTTGCCGTCGTAGCGGTTTCAAACCCTGCTGTGCGTCCCGCGACTATCGATTTTGGGACTGCCCACGTCGTGCGCTAATCTTCAGGAGTCAGCGCGCGGGACACACACCGCAGAGCGCGGCGGGGCTATAGCTCAGTTGGTTAGAGCGCATCCCTGATAAGGATGAGGCCACAGGTTCAAATCCTGTTAGCCCCACATACGAGAAGACCCCCAACCGATCATGGTTGGGGGTCTTTGACATCTACGGCTGACATCAACGGCCGTGACGGCTGCGGTCAGCCGATCAGCGGGTCCTCCAGGAGTTCGGCCAGCATGCCCACAGCCTCCCGCTCGCTGTCTACCTTCAACGGCGACGCCATCAGCGCGCTCACGACATGACCAGTCGGGGCCGTCTCCGGTCCGTCGCAGGTCGCAGCGTTGATCGATTACACGCCCGCAGGTCAGAGACCCGCCCCTTCACTTCTGCGGCGACTGATCACCCTTCACGGCGCTTGACTCTCCCATCGAGATCCACCGACCTCGCGGGGTCTGCGCCCGCTCGTGGCGAACGGGAGGCAACGGCCCCCGGTCGCCGTGGTGATGGAGGCGGCCTAGCTTGGAAGTGTTCGGCGGCTCCATCCCGTGTCGGCGACAGGATCTGTCGTCGTAGCGGGCCGCACAAACGTCACCGGCGCTTGTGTTCCTGGTGTGGACGGAGACAGATGACCCAGTCGTCACTGAGCGAGTACAGACCGGGGCAGCGGTTCCCGGGAGTGATCGGGCGGACGACCGATGAGTCGAGTCCGGCGTGGCCGCAGCCGGTGCGGGCGGTGGCAGGTGCGCCGAACGTGCTGTTCATCGTGTTCGACGACACGGGGTTCGGGCAGTTCGGTTGCTACGGCAGTCCGATAGAGACGCCGAATCTGGACGCGCTTGCCGGGGGCGGGCTGCTGTACAGCAACATGCACACCACCTCGCTGTGCTCGCCGTCGCGCTCCTGCATCATCACGGGCCGCAACCACCACGCCAACGGCATGGCGGCGATCACGGAGCTGGCCACCGGCTATCCGGGCTACGACGGGCAGATCCCGTTCGAGAACGGGTTCCTGTCGGAGATGCTGCTGGAGCACGGCTACAACACGTACATGGTCGGCAAGTGGCACCTGATGCCCTCGGAGCAGGAATCGGCGGCGGGCCCGTACGACCGGTGGCCGCTGGGGCGGGGTTTCGAGCGGTTCTACGGGTTCCTGGGCGGTGACACGAGCCAGTGGTATCCGGACCTGGTGTACGACAACCACCAGATCGAGCCGCCGGCTACGCCGGAGGAGGGCTACCACCTGACGGAGGACCTGGTCGAGCGGGCGATGTCGTTCATCGCCGACGCCAAGCAGGTCGCCCCGGACAAGCCGTTCTTCCTGAACTTGTGCCCCGGTGCGACGCATGCCCCGCACCATGTGCCGAAGAAGTGGGCCAACCGCTACCGGGGGCGGTTCGACGACGGCTGGGACGCCTACCGCGAGCGCACCTTCGCCCGGCAGAAGGAGCTCGGCGTGGTGCCCGCGGACGCGCAGCTGTCCCCGCACGATCCGGACGTGCCCGCGTGGGATTCGCTCACGCCCGACGCGCGGCGCTTGGCCGCGCGGATGATGGAGGTCTATGCAGGGTTCCTCTCCCACACCGACCACCACCTCGGGCGGCTGCTGGACTTCCTGAAGGAGACCGGCGAGTTCGACAACACGCTGATCATGGTCGTCTCCGACAACGGGGCGAGCGCCGAGGGCGGGGTGACCGGCACCACCAACGAGGTGCAGTTCTTCAACAATGCGCCCGAGACGCTGGAGAAGAGCCTGGCGCGGATCGATGAGCTCGGTGGCCCGGCCACGTTCAACCACTACCCGTGGGGATGGACATGGGCGGGCAACACGCCGTTCCGCCGGTGGAAGCGGGAGACCTACCGCGGTGGCGTCAGTGACCCGTTCCTCGTCCACTGGCCCGACGGGATCCGGGCCCGCGGTGAGATCCGCGACCAGTTCGCGCACATCATCGACATGGTCCCCACCGTCCTGGACGTGCTCGGCATCGAGGCGCCGGCGACCATTCGGGGTGTCACCCAGTCGCCCCTTCACGGGGTCAGCTTCGCGCACACCTTCGACGACGCCGGCGCAGCGAGCCGCCACCGCACCCAGTACTACGAGATGCTCGGACACCGGGCGATCGACCACGACGGGTGGCGGGCGGTGTGCCCCTGGCCTGGCCCCTCTTTCGAGGAGGCCGAGCGGCCGTTCGGCACTCCGATCACGATGGCGGACCTCGACGACCTCGACGCCCACCACTGGGAGCTCTACCACGTCGACGAGGACATCGCCGAGACCAGGAATCTCGCCCAGGAGCACCGCAGCAAACTCATCGAGATGATCGCGCTGTGGTACGTGGAGGCGGGCAAGTACAACGTGATGCCGATCGACGGCAGCGTCCTCCAGCGCATCATGACCGAGCGCCCTCAGATCACCGAGAACCGCACCAGCTACACATTCCGTTCCGGTACCCAGGCCGTTCCCGCCGCAGTCGCGCCCCGGGTCCTCAACCGCCCGCACAGCGTCACCGCCGACGTCGAGATCCCGCCCGGCGGCGCGCAGGGCGTCCTGCTCTGCCAGGGCACCAACGCCGGTGGCTGGTCCCTCTACGTCAAGGACGGCCACCTGCACTACGCCCACAACTACGTCCAGCGGACCCTGCACCACGTGGTCTCCAGCGAGAGCCTGCCAGAGGGGCGGCACGCGCTGCGTTTCGAGTTCGAGCCCACCGGCGCCCCGGACATCGCCCACGGCAAGGGCGCACCCGGCCGCGCCCAGCTCTATATCGACGCCCACCTCGTCGGACAGAGCGACATGCCGGTCACCACCCCGATCACCTTCAATCCGGGTGGCATGGCCTGCGGCGCCAACCCCGGCTCTGCCGTCACCCCTGACTACCGGGCGCCGTTCCGCTTCACCGGCACCCTCCACAGCGTCACCGTCGACCTGTCCGGCGACCTCATCCTCGACGCCGAGAGCGAGATGCGCATGCACATGGCCCGCCAATGAGGAGCGGGTGGGCAACCACCAACCGCACGGCCGTCATCCAGGCCGCCGACGGCGGACCGACCGCTGAGGCTGCCAAGGCATGGCCTGTGCGATGCGCGTCCTTGTATACGTCAGCCGCTCGGCTCAGGGGCCCAGTACCCAGGCCCGACGCCGCGCCGGTCGATCCAGGGTGAACCCACGATGTCTGCCGGGTCGATGTCCAGCCGCCGGCGCATCTCGGTGCGCCCGGGCCTGGCAGCGAGCAGCCGGTAGGTGGCGCTCCACCGTCAAGCCAAGGTGAAGGGGAGTATCTGTCAAGGTCGCCCGTGATGACTGACACCAACGCCTGACACCAACAGGCGCGAACCCGGGTGACATCGACGGGTGGGCTACGTGTGAGCCGGGGGCTGCGGCTTGCTCGGAGGACCACGGGTTGCCCGGAGGGCTACAGGTTGCCCGGAGGACTCCGGGATTGCCGGTGGGCCCGGGATCGAGGGAGTGTGGCGGCGAGGGCACGGCGAAGGCCCGGTGGCTCCTGGGGAGCTGCCGGGCCTGCTCGTGCGGGCTGTACGCAAGTTCGCCGTTACGTCGGGGGAGGCGGCACGTGGTGTGCCGGGGGCTCAGCGCTGGAGCGGGGTGGCCGGCTCGGCCGGGTCCGCGGAGTCGCAGGAGGCGGTGGCGTGCTCGGCCGCTTCCGTGTCCGGGAGGCCGCGGTGGCGGCAGCTGGGTGACTTGCCGTGCGCCTCGGCGCGGATGCGCTGCTTCATCGTGGGGGGCAGGGAGCGGGCTTGAGCCCAGACCCAGGGAGCCGCGACCGTCGGCCACGCCGTCGTGTCCGTGGTGGTCACGCTCTCGCTGCTGCGCGTCGGAGCGGACTGCGCCGCCGCCGTGGTGGCGGTCGTCGTGATGAGTCCGAGCGCCGTGCACAGCGCGAGGAAGGCGGTGACGATGGCGGTCCACAGCTTCATGACCCGGTTCTCGGGCATGGCCCCTCACTTTCGGGTTGGGCGATTTGCGTACTTTCCTCATGATGTGTAAGGAGGGCGCGAAGTGGTGGACCGACGCTCGCGGCGTGGCGTTGTTCTGATGAACACCACCCGGATGGGCGCAAAGCGCTCTAAAAGCGGAGAAGTGAGGATCAGATGGGATGAGGACGGGCAAACGTCACCGTCCGTACGGGTGTGATCACCCTCCGATCGGAGCGGTGTGATCCGCTTCTATTGCGCTGCCGAGGGCGGGAGTTGAGGGGCCGACACAGGTCACCGATCGGTCTCGGTCGGTGTGTATAGTCGGGCGCCAGAGGTCCCCTACGTCAAGGAAAGACGAGGTCGCGCGGTGAAGAAGCTTCTCCTGGTCGCACTGGCCGCCATCGGCGGGCTCCTCGTGTACCGCCAGATCCAGGCGGATCGCGCCGAGCAGGATCTGTGGACGGAGGCGACTGACTCCGTGCCCACGGGTTCGTGAGTATCGATACCGAAGACTGAACAGACCCCGGCCGCCGCTCGCGGTCGGGGTTTTGTGTTGCGGATCCCCCGGCCCGCGGTTAGAGGCGGGCTTTTCGGACGCTCGTACGGAATGCGGGGGTGGCACGCGCGCGTGCGGGGGAGGATGGCCCACGTTCGGTCGAAGGCGAGGGGGCGGGGTCGATGGCCCGGCGTACGGGGCGTGGAGCGGCCGTGTGGCGGGCCGTCGTGCGGAGCGCGGTCGTAGGAGCGGTGCTCTGCGTGTCGTCGGCGGTGCTGCCCGGACGGGTCGCCGTGGCCGCGCCGAACGTCCCCGCGTACGCCTTCGCCGACGACGTGCGCAGCGCCCCCGCGGCGACGGGCACCACCGGCGCCGCCCGTCTGGAACCCGGCGCGACGTACCGGAGTTCCCTCCAGGGCGATGACGGTGAAGACGGCGAAGGCAAGGCCTACTACCGCCTCGAACTCGACGGCACGTCGAACGTGTACGTCTCCGTCACGGCGATCCCGCGCGCGGGAGCCACGCTCTCCGCAGGGGACGGGATCAGCGTCTCCGTGCAGGACGCCGACAGCGTCACGTGCTCCTCCGACTCCGTGACCGTCGGAGCCGCCCTGAGTCCCCAGCCGCTCACCGCCTGGGGAGCGCGCGAACTTTTGCCGCCGGGCACGGGGCTGTGTCAGAAGGCCGGTACGTACTACGTCGTCGTCGAGCGCACCGGCACCGGCACCGGCAGTGGTGAGGAGGAGACGGACCTCTCCGACGGCCGGTCCTGGGACCTGGAACTCGCGCCCGTCTCCGAAGCGCCCCTGGCGAAGGCGGCCGCCACGAGCGTGCCCGAGGTGTGGGACTCCGCTACGCCCACGCTGCCCGTGGACGAGCCGGTCGCCGTCCGGGGCGGGGCCGGCTTTGCCGAGGCGGCTGCCGTGAAGCAGGGCGTCCGGAGCGACGAGATCGTCCCCGGGCAGACCCTCTTCTACAAGGTGCCCGTCGACTGGGGGCAGCAGCTGTCCGCCACCGTCGACCTGGGCAGCGCGGACAAGAACTCCGGGTACGTGGTCGACGCGCTGGACCTGACGCTCTACAACCCGGTGCGCGCCTCGGTCAAGGACGTGGGCATCGGTTACGGCGGCAGCCAGAAGTCGGCCTCGCTGCCACCGGTCCCGCCGGTCGGATACACCAACCGGTACGCCCCCACCGACCCGACGAAGTCCCTGCGGTTCGCCGGCTCGTACTACCTGGTGGTGCACCTCGCGGCACAGGTCGCCGATCGTTTCGGTGAGGGGCCGTACGGGCTGACCCTGCGCGTCCGGCTCGGCGGCGGCACCCAGGCCGGTCCGGGGTACGCGCGGCAGTCGGTGCCGCGCGGGTTCTTCGACGTCGGCGCGCCGGACCCCGTGCCCTCGGGGGGCGAGGGCTTGGCGGGCGCCGACGCGTCGGGTGACGGAGCGGCGGGCGGCGACCCCGCGATGAAGGCGGTCGCCGTGGGCGGCATCGGTACCGGAAGCGTGCTGCTGATGGTGCTCGGGGTGTGGACGCTGACCGCCCGGCGCCGGGCGGCGGCTCAGATGCGCGTCAACGCCCAGAACCCCACGGCGTAGCAGGCCAGCGCGAGGAACAGCAGAGGCAGCGCGACCCTGGCGGGCGGACCGGGACGCCCACGGCGACGGCCGTGCGGCGAGCCGACCTGTGAGGAAGGCGGGACCTGCGGGGCTTGAGGGGCTCGTGGGGCCTGAGGGTCCTGAGCGGTGTACGAGGCGGTGGACACCTCACCGCGCTGCCCACGGGTGGGCAACACGAACGTGGGCTCGTACGGGGGCGCAGCCATGGGGCCGGGTGTCGGCGCGTAGGCGGGGGGATGCGCAGTGGACGGCTCCGGGGCTCCGGGGCCGGAGAAGGAGCCGGCCGCCGGTTGCGGGGGCGGCAGGTGAAAGCTGCCGGTGTCCGACATGGAGGGAGCGGGCGCGGGGGCGGAGGTGGCCGACCGTGGCGGTCGCGTGGGCCGGCGTGGATCGGTAGGCGTCGAATCCGGGTGCTGCCGTGGGCCGCCGTTCGGCACGGAGCCCGGGGCATGGCCTGGCGCGGACGGTACGGCTTCTCCGCCCGACCACGCCGACCCGGAACCGGCACGCGTGCCCGCGCCGCCGCCACCCGTACCCGAGCCCGTACCGGTGCCCGGGCGGGCCGGATCAGGCGATCCGTCCGGCCGGGAGGGCAGGCCGCCTGTGCCCGGGTGGGCAGGACCGGCGGGCGCCGCTGGACCGGAGGGGAGAGATCCGGTGCCCGCCGGGGCTGCACCGGGGGCCACTCCCGGCCGGCCGGGCAGCGAACCGGTGCCCCGGCCGGCCGACTGGGGCGCGCTGTCCGGTAGGCCCGGTCCGGGTCCGGCGCCGAGGCCGGCGGACTCGGGTGGGGTGTTCGGGCTGCCTGGGGCAGGTGTTGCGCCCGGGCCACCGGGACCGGCGAGCGGGCGGCTCGGACCGGGAGTGGTGCCCAGGTCACCCGGACCGGGAGCGCTGCCGAGGCCGCCCGAACCGGGTGCGGTGCCGAGGCCGGCGGACTCGAGTGGGGTGTTCGGGCTGGCTGGGGCAGGTGTTGCGCCCAAGCTATCGGGACCGGCGAGCGGGCGGCTCGGACCGGGAGTGGTGCCCAGGCCGCCCGGATCGGGAGCGGGACTCAGCCCGCCCGCGCCCGGACCGGGAGTGGGACCCAGGTTGCCCGGACCGGGAGCGGGACCCCGGCCGCCCGGGCCGGGGGCAGGACCCACGCCGCCCAGACCGGGGGCAGGACCCGCGCCGCCCGGATCGGGAGCGGGACCCCGGCCACCCGGGGCGGGAGCGGTGCCCGGGGCGGGCGGGTCGGGCGGGGTGCTCAGGTGGCCCGTATCGGCGGTGGCGTGGGGATGGACCGGGGCGGGTGCGGCGGGTGGGTGGCCCTGTTCGGGGGTGGTGTGCGGGCGGGGGGTCGGGGAGTTGGGGGGCCTTGGTGGTTTGGGTGGGCCGTTGGGGCCGAAACCCGGGGGCAGGGGGCCGAGTTGGTCGAAGATCTCGATCAACTCGTCGTCCGGGCCGGGTTCGGGCAGGAGCTCGGCGGCCGCCGCGAGCGCCTTGCGCGCCCCCGTGGCGGTACGGAAGCGCGCCTGCGGGTCCGGCTGGAGCAGGGTGGCGACCACCTGCCAGAGCGGCTCCGGAACACTCTTGGGGGCGCCAGGAGTCCCGTACTCCGCGAAGTACTGGACGAGGGCCTTGGCGTCCGGCTTGGCGCCCTCCAGCAGATACAGCGCCACCAGGCCGACGGCGAACAGGTCGGCGGGGAAGTCCGGTTCGGAGCCCATCATCTGCTCGGGCGCGAGGTAACCGGGCGTTCCGACCACGAGGTTGGTCTCGGTCAGCCGGGGCTCGCCCAGCCGCATCGCGATGCCGAAGTCGGAGAGCCTGAGGCGCGGCCGGGCCGTACCGGTGGCCTCCAGCAGGATGTTGGCGGGTTTGATGTCGCGGTGCACGACACCCTCCGCGTGGACCGCGGTGAGCCCGGAGAGCAACTGGTCGAGCAACGTGCACACGAAGACCGGGGGCAGCGGGCCGTAGTCGCCGACGAGATGGACCAGCGAACCGCCGGCCACCAGATCCATGGTGAACAGGACCTTGTCGTCGTCGGCGGCCCAGCTGGCGGGCGCGAGCACATGGGGGTGGTCGATCCGCAGCGCCTGCTCGCGGACGAAGCGCAGCAGCGCGTGCGCGTCGCTCTGCTGGAGCACCTTGGCGGCCACGTAGCGGCGGCGGCGGTGGTCCCAGGCACGCCAGACCGCGCCGACCCCTCCGCGACCGATCGGGTCGGCCAGTTCGTACCGTCCGGCGAAGACCTCACCCATGGCTGTGCGTCGCTCCTCCCCCTGGTCCCGCTCGGGTCTCCCCCTCTGCTTCCCCCGCGATGAGCGATACGACCCCCGTGTGCCCCGCTGCGTCCTGATACCCCCCGGAGCTGCCGACCGCCCGGCTGCCGAACCCCCTTCGGCGACCGGGCCGAGGGCTCAGTTCTGGTGGGACTGGTAGTGCGTGACCGCGTCGGAGGTACGGCCGGCGCCGTACACCCGGAGGAACTCTGCCAGTTCCGGGTGGGTCGGGGCGAGAGTGTCGGCGGCGTCGATGATGTCGCCGGCGGCGGCCACCGAGCGCAGCAGGGACTGGATCTCGCGGACGACCCGCTTGACCGTGGGAGCTCCCGAACCGCTCGTCGTCTGTGTGGTGTTGCTGAGCA
The sequence above is a segment of the Streptomyces asoensis genome. Coding sequences within it:
- a CDS encoding arylsulfatase, translating into MTQSSLSEYRPGQRFPGVIGRTTDESSPAWPQPVRAVAGAPNVLFIVFDDTGFGQFGCYGSPIETPNLDALAGGGLLYSNMHTTSLCSPSRSCIITGRNHHANGMAAITELATGYPGYDGQIPFENGFLSEMLLEHGYNTYMVGKWHLMPSEQESAAGPYDRWPLGRGFERFYGFLGGDTSQWYPDLVYDNHQIEPPATPEEGYHLTEDLVERAMSFIADAKQVAPDKPFFLNLCPGATHAPHHVPKKWANRYRGRFDDGWDAYRERTFARQKELGVVPADAQLSPHDPDVPAWDSLTPDARRLAARMMEVYAGFLSHTDHHLGRLLDFLKETGEFDNTLIMVVSDNGASAEGGVTGTTNEVQFFNNAPETLEKSLARIDELGGPATFNHYPWGWTWAGNTPFRRWKRETYRGGVSDPFLVHWPDGIRARGEIRDQFAHIIDMVPTVLDVLGIEAPATIRGVTQSPLHGVSFAHTFDDAGAASRHRTQYYEMLGHRAIDHDGWRAVCPWPGPSFEEAERPFGTPITMADLDDLDAHHWELYHVDEDIAETRNLAQEHRSKLIEMIALWYVEAGKYNVMPIDGSVLQRIMTERPQITENRTSYTFRSGTQAVPAAVAPRVLNRPHSVTADVEIPPGGAQGVLLCQGTNAGGWSLYVKDGHLHYAHNYVQRTLHHVVSSESLPEGRHALRFEFEPTGAPDIAHGKGAPGRAQLYIDAHLVGQSDMPVTTPITFNPGGMACGANPGSAVTPDYRAPFRFTGTLHSVTVDLSGDLILDAESEMRMHMARQ
- a CDS encoding DLW-39 family protein, coding for MKKLLLVALAAIGGLLVYRQIQADRAEQDLWTEATDSVPTGS
- a CDS encoding DUF6344 domain-containing protein, with the protein product MPENRVMKLWTAIVTAFLALCTALGLITTTATTAAAQSAPTRSSESVTTTDTTAWPTVAAPWVWAQARSLPPTMKQRIRAEAHGKSPSCRHRGLPDTEAAEHATASCDSADPAEPATPLQR
- a CDS encoding DUF3566 domain-containing protein, coding for MSGATGAGTSAGTGKNGGGRGSAAPAGDARTTDARGAGGADGRAADTHTTQLKAIKPPAADLPSPSTDTQGSKGSQGGTVTDTRGTQAKQEASPLPGERQPQQQPAGPYHPPQAYPPQAPAAPAAAGAVRRPRTGARTTPRVRKARLRVSKADPWSVMKVSFLLSIALGICTIVAAAVLWMVMDAMGVFSTVGGTVAEATGSNESNGFDLQSFLSLSHVLMFTSIIAVIDVVLATALATLGAFIYNLSAGFVGGVELTLAEDE